A single genomic interval of Candidatus Sulfotelmatobacter sp. harbors:
- a CDS encoding 2-oxoglutarate dehydrogenase E1 component produces the protein MTPKSKASNGGARAAVVESAAIEPAVMESAVPESTNGSNPERERVFNAYRQWGYLEGDLDPLGFLRPRETPELERDGEYAREAQAIYSSTIGIEINHLYRPERRRWVYERMESPSQGFEVTEKDQARILELLTRADVFEQVMQQRYLGSKRFSLEGVTALIPLVDEVLDTAAQRGAIELVMGMSHRGRLNVIAHVAQRPAQEIFAGFEDVDPRSVLGSGDVKYHMGATGEYLTRSGARVHIHLVSNPSHLEAVDPVTVGRTRAKQDRTGEGGSEKYLPLIVHGDAAFAGQGILAETMNYADLPGFTVGGTIHVIVNNLLGFTTSYTEEHSTRFAACIARRQSIPIFHVNGEDVDAVVRVARMATEYRYKFGTDVVIDLIGYRRHGHSEVDDPTITQPLLYKKIKEHPPLWEIYADDTGATGAPEQAAAVRAEFEAAQKDAGSIKHKPLMRDLPKYWNNYFGGAYRPEYEVETGLSSEALSELTTRLTTYPDGFHIHPKVKKLLEQRAEMGTGQRPVDYGMAEALAFASLVKAGTHVRFSGQDSRRGTFNQRHSVLIDIENEDEYVPLENIAPGQARCEIYNSTLSEAGVLGFEYGYSRDYPESLVLWEAQFGDFVNVAQAIIDQFISAGEAKWNLLSGVVMLLPHGYEGQGPEHSSARIERFIQLAAKHNIQIAQPSNAAQYFHLLRRQALRHWRKPLVVFTPKSMLRHADASSPIEDFTHKNFLNVIPDTQVGEADRILVCTGKIGHELQAERKKRKDTSTAIIFLEQLYPFPDQELVAEFDRHGKQADIVWVQEEPANMGALFNMLPRLKRIAGDRPVLSVKRSSGASPATGSSKAHEVEQKTLLTLAFTTKG, from the coding sequence ATGACCCCGAAATCCAAAGCTTCCAATGGCGGCGCTCGTGCCGCTGTCGTCGAATCTGCCGCTATCGAACCTGCCGTTATGGAATCGGCCGTTCCCGAATCTACGAATGGCTCCAATCCCGAGCGCGAACGCGTTTTCAACGCTTACCGCCAATGGGGATATCTCGAGGGCGATCTTGACCCGCTCGGTTTTCTACGTCCGCGGGAGACGCCGGAACTCGAGCGCGACGGCGAGTACGCGCGCGAGGCGCAGGCAATTTATTCTTCGACCATCGGCATCGAGATCAATCACCTCTATCGACCGGAGCGGCGGCGCTGGGTTTATGAGCGCATGGAGTCGCCGTCGCAAGGTTTCGAGGTCACAGAAAAAGATCAGGCGCGCATCCTCGAATTGCTGACTCGGGCCGACGTGTTCGAGCAGGTCATGCAGCAGCGTTATCTCGGCAGCAAGCGGTTTTCGCTCGAAGGCGTGACCGCGCTCATTCCGCTGGTGGATGAAGTTCTCGATACAGCCGCACAGCGCGGAGCGATCGAGTTGGTCATGGGCATGAGCCACCGCGGCCGCCTCAATGTGATTGCGCATGTGGCGCAGCGTCCGGCACAGGAAATTTTCGCGGGGTTTGAAGATGTCGACCCGCGCAGCGTGCTCGGCTCCGGCGACGTGAAATATCACATGGGAGCGACTGGCGAATACTTGACGCGCAGCGGCGCCAGGGTTCACATCCATCTGGTTTCAAATCCCAGTCATCTTGAAGCCGTCGATCCCGTCACCGTCGGCCGCACCCGCGCTAAGCAGGACCGCACCGGCGAAGGCGGAAGCGAAAAATATCTTCCGCTCATCGTGCATGGCGACGCGGCGTTTGCCGGACAAGGCATTCTCGCCGAGACCATGAACTATGCCGACCTTCCCGGCTTCACCGTGGGCGGCACCATTCATGTGATCGTCAATAATCTGCTCGGCTTCACGACAAGCTATACCGAGGAGCACTCGACGCGCTTTGCCGCGTGCATCGCTCGACGACAGTCGATTCCCATCTTCCACGTTAATGGCGAAGATGTGGACGCCGTGGTGCGCGTCGCGCGCATGGCCACCGAGTATCGCTACAAGTTCGGCACCGATGTCGTGATCGATCTCATCGGCTATCGCCGCCACGGGCACAGCGAGGTCGACGATCCGACGATCACGCAGCCGCTGCTCTATAAGAAGATCAAAGAGCATCCGCCGCTGTGGGAGATTTACGCCGATGATACGGGCGCGACTGGCGCGCCGGAACAGGCGGCGGCCGTTCGAGCCGAATTCGAAGCCGCGCAGAAAGACGCGGGCAGCATCAAGCACAAACCCCTGATGCGCGATCTGCCGAAATATTGGAATAACTATTTCGGCGGCGCTTACCGGCCGGAATACGAAGTCGAAACCGGATTGTCGTCGGAGGCATTATCCGAGCTCACGACTCGTCTCACTACGTATCCCGACGGCTTCCATATTCATCCCAAAGTAAAGAAGCTTCTCGAACAGCGCGCGGAAATGGGGACGGGGCAGCGCCCCGTCGATTACGGCATGGCCGAAGCGCTTGCTTTCGCGAGTCTGGTAAAGGCAGGAACGCATGTGCGTTTCAGCGGGCAGGATTCGCGGCGTGGCACTTTTAATCAGCGGCATTCGGTTCTGATCGACATCGAAAACGAAGACGAATACGTTCCACTCGAAAATATCGCGCCCGGTCAGGCGCGCTGCGAGATTTATAATTCAACGCTCTCCGAAGCCGGAGTGCTCGGCTTCGAATACGGCTACAGCCGCGACTATCCCGAATCGCTTGTGCTGTGGGAGGCGCAGTTTGGGGACTTCGTCAACGTGGCGCAAGCGATCATCGACCAGTTCATCAGCGCCGGAGAAGCTAAGTGGAATCTACTCTCCGGCGTGGTAATGCTGCTGCCGCACGGCTACGAAGGCCAGGGACCGGAACATTCGAGCGCCCGCATCGAGCGCTTCATTCAGCTCGCGGCAAAACATAATATTCAAATCGCGCAACCGTCGAACGCTGCGCAATATTTCCATTTGCTGCGCCGGCAGGCGCTACGGCACTGGCGCAAGCCGCTGGTCGTCTTCACGCCCAAGAGCATGCTGCGCCATGCTGACGCGAGTTCGCCGATTGAAGACTTCACGCACAAGAATTTTCTGAATGTGATTCCCGACACGCAAGTTGGCGAGGCCGACCGCATCCTCGTCTGCACGGGAAAAATCGGTCACGAACTTCAGGCCGAGCGCAAGAAGAGAAAAGATACGAGCACTGCGATCATTTTTCTGGAGCAGCTTTACCCGTTTCCCGACCAGGAATTGGTTGCCGAATTCGATCGCCATGGTAAGCAGGCCGACATCGTCTGGGTGCAGGAAGAGCCCGCCAACATGGGAGCGCTCTTCAACATGCTCCCGCGCCTGAAGCGCATCGCCGGTGATCGCCCGGTGCTGAGCGTTAAGCGAAGCTCCGGCGCCAGCCCTGCGACGGGGAGTTCGAAGGCGCATGAAGTGGAACAGAAAACGCTGCTGACGCTGGCCTTCACCACGAAGGGTTAG
- a CDS encoding choice-of-anchor tandem repeat GloVer-containing protein: MKRKSLPAIFVHSLLAAVVLFACQTFATAGTETVLHQFVNVGQGAFPGANLVQDAQGNVYGTTSSGGTYGFGVVFKLSRNSSGKWQQKVLHNFTGLTDGFQPNSLAIDAEGNLFGATTAGGSTSYSTYGYGVVFELSPETNGSWAFIVLHDFAGGTTDGSAPAGILLDSLGNVYGVATGGIENTSACGGPCGLVFRLSPSNSGWTESFIYKFQGQADGGIPAASLAIDSAGNLYGATTAETLPWTVFKLTPASSHWTETTLFTMADSQTQGGRPNGVTLDSAGNIYGTSAQGGVNNDGVVFELVRGSGSQYTESVLHVFAGGNDGNSPYGTVSIDSAGNLYGTTYGGGSGSTTCASCGTVYRLSPSLSTWKETILHDFVGETDGANPQGAVLIDPSGDLIGTTRLGTEANFGTVFELAGGSYNETQVYGFPATDGAQIRGGLVEDAAGNFYGVAATGGVNQCPLSNFGCGLIFKLSRQSNGTWARTIIHNFTGTQNGDGDYPQGSLIFDSAGNLYGTTSNSVYGGGTVFKLTPTASGGWSFRTIYEFGRHNHSDGASPWGTLVMDKAGNLYGTTVSGGTGSYLNCNYCGTVFKLAPTSNHEWTESVIYNFQGLQDGSFPIAGLSIDAAGNLYGTTAEGGIGTGDQGLGVVFKLSPNSTGTWTQSVLYTFTGGLDGAGPNGGVILDSAGNLYGTTPTGGPVGCGYGCGVVYKLTPTTSGPWTETVIYPFAGVPDGTIPLSTLTWDAAGNLYGTTEEGGSASNIFCFGGGCGTVFKLAPSAGGWTESVLYSFNGPASDGADPFAGVILDSAGKIYGTTSVGGINGYTYENGGTVFEITP, encoded by the coding sequence ATGAAGCGCAAATCCCTGCCCGCTATCTTCGTCCACAGTCTGCTCGCAGCCGTTGTTCTCTTTGCCTGCCAAACGTTCGCGACGGCCGGAACGGAAACCGTGCTCCACCAGTTCGTCAATGTGGGACAAGGCGCTTTCCCAGGCGCTAACCTGGTTCAGGACGCACAAGGCAACGTCTACGGCACGACTTCCAGTGGCGGCACGTACGGCTTCGGAGTGGTGTTCAAGCTCAGTCGCAACTCCTCCGGCAAGTGGCAGCAGAAAGTTCTTCACAACTTCACGGGCCTCACCGACGGCTTCCAGCCCAATAGTCTCGCGATCGATGCAGAAGGCAATCTGTTTGGCGCCACCACGGCCGGCGGCTCGACTTCCTATAGCACCTACGGCTACGGCGTCGTGTTCGAACTTTCGCCCGAGACAAACGGCTCTTGGGCTTTCATCGTTCTCCACGACTTCGCGGGTGGAACGACGGATGGCTCTGCCCCGGCGGGCATCCTGCTCGACTCCCTGGGGAACGTCTACGGCGTCGCTACCGGCGGCATTGAAAACACCTCGGCATGCGGAGGACCATGTGGGCTGGTTTTTCGGCTTAGTCCATCCAACAGTGGTTGGACTGAATCGTTCATATACAAATTCCAGGGTCAGGCGGACGGGGGCATTCCGGCTGCATCTTTGGCCATTGACTCGGCCGGCAATCTTTATGGCGCGACCACGGCAGAAACGCTGCCCTGGACTGTATTCAAACTAACCCCGGCGTCCTCCCACTGGACCGAGACGACCCTGTTCACCATGGCTGATTCACAGACGCAGGGCGGCCGTCCCAACGGCGTTACCCTCGACTCGGCTGGAAATATTTACGGCACATCGGCGCAGGGCGGCGTCAATAACGACGGCGTTGTGTTCGAGTTGGTCCGCGGCTCCGGTTCGCAGTACACCGAGAGCGTCCTGCACGTCTTTGCCGGCGGCAACGACGGCAACTCTCCGTACGGAACCGTCAGTATCGACAGCGCGGGCAATTTGTACGGCACCACGTATGGAGGAGGATCCGGTTCAACCACCTGCGCCAGTTGCGGCACGGTGTACAGACTTTCTCCGAGCCTCAGTACCTGGAAGGAAACGATTCTTCACGACTTCGTTGGCGAAACCGATGGAGCCAATCCACAAGGTGCGGTTCTCATCGATCCTTCCGGCGACCTCATCGGCACGACTCGTCTGGGCACCGAGGCCAATTTCGGCACCGTATTTGAGCTGGCCGGCGGCTCCTATAACGAGACTCAGGTTTACGGTTTTCCCGCTACTGACGGCGCCCAAATTCGGGGCGGCCTTGTGGAGGACGCCGCCGGAAACTTTTATGGCGTTGCGGCCACGGGCGGCGTTAATCAGTGTCCCCTTTCCAACTTTGGCTGTGGTTTGATCTTTAAACTCTCGCGCCAATCCAATGGAACCTGGGCGCGGACAATCATTCACAACTTCACGGGAACCCAAAACGGCGACGGCGACTATCCTCAGGGTAGTCTCATCTTCGACTCCGCCGGAAATCTTTACGGTACGACCTCGAACAGTGTCTACGGAGGAGGCACTGTCTTCAAGCTGACGCCAACGGCCTCCGGTGGATGGAGTTTCCGAACCATCTATGAATTCGGCCGTCACAATCACAGCGATGGAGCCAGTCCGTGGGGGACTTTGGTTATGGATAAGGCCGGCAATCTCTACGGCACGACCGTCAGTGGTGGAACTGGTTCGTACCTGAACTGCAACTACTGCGGCACCGTGTTCAAGCTCGCTCCCACCTCCAACCACGAATGGACGGAGAGCGTCATCTACAATTTCCAGGGCTTGCAAGACGGATCTTTCCCCATCGCCGGCCTCAGTATCGACGCTGCCGGCAATCTGTATGGCACGACTGCCGAAGGCGGTATCGGGACGGGCGACCAGGGTCTAGGCGTCGTCTTCAAGCTTTCACCGAACTCCACGGGAACCTGGACGCAAAGCGTTCTCTACACTTTCACCGGCGGCCTTGACGGTGCCGGACCAAACGGCGGCGTGATTCTCGATTCCGCGGGCAATCTTTACGGCACCACGCCAACCGGGGGCCCCGTTGGCTGCGGTTACGGCTGCGGCGTCGTCTACAAGTTGACACCCACAACCAGCGGTCCGTGGACGGAAACCGTGATCTACCCGTTTGCCGGAGTTCCCGACGGCACCATTCCACTCTCCACGCTGACCTGGGACGCGGCGGGCAACTTATATGGAACGACTGAGGAAGGTGGAAGCGCGTCCAACATCTTCTGCTTCGGCGGCGGCTGCGGCACCGTCTTCAAACTCGCTCCTTCGGCGGGCGGCTGGACAGAGAGCGTGCTGTATAGCTTCAACGGCCCGGCCTCGGATGGAGCCGATCCCTTTGCCGGCGTCATTCTCGACTCTGCGGGAAAAATCTACGGCACCACCAGCGTCGGCGGCATCAACGGCTACACCTACGAAAACGGGGGGACGGTCTTCGAGATCACGCCGTAG
- a CDS encoding PIN domain-containing protein, with the protein MIAADTSTWIAFLEGARGEDVDLLDKALAERQVVMAPAVLTELLSDPDLPLGVAETLSEIPMIEIEAGYWQRAGMLRAKALRKHRKARLGDALIAQTCIDRDIPLLTRDRDFRTFASAANLDLLMRPERA; encoded by the coding sequence ATGATTGCGGCTGATACGAGCACTTGGATCGCCTTTCTGGAAGGTGCCAGAGGCGAAGATGTGGATCTGCTCGATAAGGCGCTCGCCGAGCGGCAGGTAGTCATGGCCCCTGCCGTGCTCACTGAGTTGTTGAGCGACCCTGATCTTCCTTTGGGCGTAGCCGAAACTCTCTCCGAAATACCCATGATAGAAATTGAAGCTGGCTACTGGCAACGGGCGGGGATGCTGCGGGCAAAGGCGCTTCGAAAGCATCGCAAGGCCCGGCTGGGTGATGCCCTGATCGCCCAGACCTGTATCGACCGAGATATCCCGTTGCTTACGCGGGACCGGGATTTCCGGACGTTTGCCTCAGCTGCCAATCTGGATCTGTTAATGAGGCCGGAACGCGCGTAG
- a CDS encoding DUF5671 domain-containing protein — translation MAPSPGIHEFIERAKASGASEQSLVGILTARGWPEKEVYEALAAHYERVTGMEIPHRLGTGTAAKDAFFHLLIFSTLAIWTIGLGVLAFTMIDRWLADTLFSAGYYQGYDIYSAAGSMASVLVAFPIYLLVSRAVLHDEGIHPEKLNSPVRKWLTYMALVIAACVIIGDLIAALTYFLRGEITSRFLAKAFVVLVLSGGVFFYYFGGLKRSEESEPHDKWSRNRWMAGVSGVAVVVMLIFGFSYIGSPRSQRLLRADAKRVQDLYQLSDKIHTIWNSNQKLPGHLDELPDMVFADPITRVAYEYRVAEGSHYELCATFAATSEQNESIPRSKAWSHSAGRHCFAIDAAQVPNNPNIYFPN, via the coding sequence ATGGCTCCTAGCCCGGGCATCCACGAATTCATTGAGCGCGCCAAGGCAAGCGGCGCGTCAGAGCAGTCGCTGGTGGGCATTCTCACGGCTCGAGGCTGGCCGGAGAAAGAAGTCTACGAAGCGCTTGCTGCTCACTACGAACGCGTAACAGGAATGGAGATCCCCCACCGCCTGGGCACCGGAACGGCGGCCAAGGACGCCTTCTTTCACTTACTCATCTTCTCGACTCTGGCCATTTGGACGATCGGCTTGGGCGTACTGGCCTTCACAATGATCGACCGTTGGCTGGCGGACACCTTATTTTCAGCAGGCTATTACCAAGGGTACGATATTTACAGCGCCGCCGGATCGATGGCTTCGGTGCTGGTGGCCTTTCCGATTTACCTGCTGGTCTCCCGGGCAGTTTTACACGACGAGGGCATCCACCCGGAGAAGTTGAACTCACCCGTCCGCAAGTGGTTGACGTACATGGCGCTGGTTATTGCCGCATGCGTCATCATCGGTGATCTGATCGCCGCGTTGACCTATTTCCTTCGGGGCGAGATCACCTCTCGATTCCTTGCCAAAGCCTTCGTCGTGCTGGTGCTCTCCGGCGGTGTTTTCTTCTACTACTTTGGGGGGCTGAAACGGTCGGAAGAATCCGAGCCTCACGATAAATGGAGCAGGAACAGGTGGATGGCAGGGGTTAGCGGCGTGGCGGTGGTGGTTATGCTGATCTTTGGATTTTCGTACATTGGATCACCACGTAGTCAACGACTACTGCGCGCCGACGCAAAGCGCGTGCAGGATTTATATCAGCTGAGTGACAAAATCCATACCATCTGGAACTCGAATCAAAAGCTCCCTGGGCATCTTGACGAGTTACCGGATATGGTATTCGCTGATCCCATCACTCGCGTGGCGTATGAGTACCGCGTCGCAGAAGGAAGCCACTACGAGCTGTGTGCGACATTTGCAGCAACCAGCGAGCAGAACGAATCCATTCCACGTTCAAAGGCTTGGTCTCATTCCGCCGGACGCCACTGCTTCGCAATCGATGCTGCCCAAGTACCGAACAATCCGAACATTTACTTTCCGAACTGA
- a CDS encoding alkaline phosphatase family protein — protein sequence MPTPGFLAKARQHLAVATSLFAIVANLGAPLPAAAQDPAYDVTTTTPIKHVIVIIGENRTFDHVFATYQPVGSDTVSNLFSKGIVNADGTPGPNFSLASQSAAVDNSADGYQLSPSDNTAYPVLPPVLAGGYTTPPFATVADAKKYEYGLPENYYVYLTSGGTGLAHGVVDTRIPNATTLPSGPFQLTSATHPYDVYDNSPVHRFYQMWQQLDCNTSKAVSANPSGCSADLFPWVETTVGAGTNGLPQSATFNDTTTGEGSTSMGFYNMQQGDAPYLKYLADHYAISDNYHQAVLGGTGANHVMLGLADAIWFSSSNGDPAMPPHNELVAAGSPNAGVVDEIENPNAQVGTNNWYTEDGYGGGSYGSPSYGGGTYTNCSDTSQPGVSVITSYLGALSNPIAPNCDSDHYYLLNNYNPGYYGDGTNAYLDIDNPNSTVFTIPPSPMRSLGDALNEKNITWAYFGEQWDAYLANPYNNYVTPDNQYCNICNPFQYVNSIMTSATNRKHLQDTLNLYKSIQAGKLPAVSYVKPDGWLDGHPSSSKLDLFEGFVKKIVDMVQAQPDLWATTAIFVTFDEGGGYYDSGYVQPLDYFGDGTRIPVLAISPFTKAGHISHVYADHVSIVKFIEANWGVTPLTSRSRDNYPNPVTSTSDPYVPLNSPAIGNLMDLFDFSGGHKK from the coding sequence ATGCCTACACCAGGTTTCCTGGCGAAAGCCAGGCAGCACCTCGCCGTTGCCACCAGCCTATTTGCCATCGTCGCGAATCTCGGAGCGCCGCTTCCCGCCGCCGCTCAAGATCCCGCGTACGATGTGACCACGACTACACCCATCAAACACGTGATCGTAATCATCGGAGAAAACCGCACTTTCGACCATGTGTTCGCCACTTACCAACCGGTTGGCAGCGACACCGTCTCGAACCTCTTCTCCAAGGGCATCGTCAATGCAGACGGGACGCCCGGGCCCAATTTCTCGCTGGCCAGCCAATCGGCGGCGGTTGATAACAGCGCCGACGGTTATCAACTTAGCCCATCGGATAATACCGCGTACCCAGTGCTGCCCCCGGTGCTCGCGGGAGGTTACACCACGCCGCCATTTGCGACCGTCGCGGATGCCAAGAAGTACGAGTATGGCCTTCCCGAAAACTACTACGTTTACCTCACCAGCGGCGGCACGGGTTTGGCGCATGGAGTTGTCGATACTCGCATCCCCAACGCGACTACGCTGCCCAGCGGCCCATTCCAGCTAACCTCTGCGACCCACCCCTACGATGTGTATGACAACAGCCCGGTGCATCGCTTTTACCAGATGTGGCAACAACTGGACTGCAACACGTCGAAAGCGGTCTCAGCCAATCCCAGCGGTTGCAGCGCCGACCTCTTCCCTTGGGTCGAAACCACGGTGGGCGCCGGCACCAACGGACTGCCCCAGTCCGCCACCTTCAACGACACCACGACCGGAGAAGGCTCGACTTCGATGGGCTTTTACAACATGCAACAGGGCGATGCCCCTTACCTGAAGTATCTTGCCGATCACTACGCGATCAGTGACAACTATCACCAGGCCGTGCTGGGTGGAACAGGCGCCAACCATGTCATGCTGGGGTTGGCTGACGCGATTTGGTTTAGCTCATCCAACGGCGACCCGGCCATGCCTCCTCACAACGAGCTTGTTGCCGCCGGCAGCCCGAACGCCGGCGTCGTGGACGAGATCGAAAATCCCAACGCTCAGGTCGGCACCAATAACTGGTACACGGAAGATGGTTACGGCGGCGGCTCGTATGGTTCCCCGTCCTATGGCGGAGGCACCTATACGAATTGCTCCGATACCAGCCAGCCCGGAGTTTCGGTGATCACCAGCTACCTGGGCGCGCTTTCGAATCCCATCGCTCCCAACTGCGACTCGGACCACTACTACCTGCTGAACAACTACAATCCCGGCTACTATGGGGACGGGACCAACGCCTACCTCGACATCGACAATCCGAACTCGACGGTCTTCACCATTCCTCCGTCGCCCATGCGGTCTCTGGGCGATGCGTTGAATGAAAAGAACATCACCTGGGCGTACTTCGGCGAACAATGGGATGCCTATCTGGCAAATCCCTATAACAATTACGTGACCCCCGATAACCAATATTGCAATATCTGCAATCCATTCCAGTACGTCAACTCGATCATGACGAGTGCAACGAACCGGAAGCACTTGCAGGACACGCTGAATCTCTATAAGTCGATTCAGGCCGGGAAACTGCCGGCAGTGTCGTACGTGAAACCCGATGGATGGCTCGACGGCCACCCGTCCTCTTCGAAGCTCGATCTGTTCGAGGGCTTCGTGAAGAAGATCGTCGACATGGTTCAGGCCCAACCGGACCTGTGGGCGACCACCGCGATCTTCGTCACCTTTGACGAAGGCGGTGGCTACTACGACTCCGGCTACGTTCAGCCTCTGGATTACTTTGGCGACGGCACCCGGATTCCCGTGCTGGCCATTTCTCCCTTCACCAAAGCCGGCCACATCTCGCACGTGTATGCCGATCACGTTTCAATCGTGAAATTCATTGAAGCGAACTGGGGAGTGACTCCGCTCACCTCTCGCAGCCGCGATAACTACCCCAATCCAGTAACCAGCACGAGCGATCCCTACGTCCCGTTGAATAGCCCAGCGATCGGCAATTTAATGGACCTGTTCGACTTCAGCGGCGGGCATAAGAAATAA
- the speB gene encoding agmatinase, with the protein MRPLDMPALLGIPFDGYSSYLRGAGEAPPKIREALRCDASNSWTELGVDLGSPGAYEDAGDLEFLEEDAFATIEGGVGKLLEQGKRPMLLGGDHSITFPIVKAFARHYPELTIFHFDAHPDLYDEFEGNRLSHACPFARIMEAGLAKRLVQLGIRTINRHQREQAQKFGVEVVEMQGLPAYEKLTAGTLKAETPVYITFDMDVLDPAFAPGVSHRESGGMSVREAIAHLHAIEGKIVGADVVEYNPVQDIAGMTATVAAKIVKEILGKMITGNAQANLQP; encoded by the coding sequence ATGCGCCCTCTCGACATGCCTGCCCTGCTGGGAATTCCCTTCGACGGGTACTCGTCCTATTTGCGAGGGGCGGGCGAAGCTCCGCCAAAGATCCGCGAGGCGTTGCGCTGTGATGCCTCGAACTCGTGGACTGAGTTGGGCGTCGACCTGGGTTCTCCGGGAGCGTATGAGGATGCGGGCGATCTGGAATTTCTCGAAGAGGATGCTTTCGCGACGATTGAAGGAGGAGTTGGCAAGTTGCTCGAGCAGGGAAAGCGTCCGATGTTGCTGGGCGGGGATCATTCGATTACTTTTCCGATCGTCAAGGCATTTGCGCGGCACTATCCCGAGTTGACGATTTTTCATTTCGACGCGCATCCCGATTTGTACGACGAGTTCGAAGGAAATCGGCTGTCGCATGCTTGCCCGTTCGCGCGAATCATGGAGGCCGGACTGGCCAAGAGATTGGTGCAACTAGGCATTCGCACGATCAACCGGCATCAGCGGGAGCAAGCGCAGAAGTTTGGCGTGGAAGTTGTCGAGATGCAGGGCCTGCCGGCTTACGAGAAGTTGACGGCCGGGACCTTGAAGGCCGAAACGCCGGTGTATATCACATTCGATATGGATGTGCTCGATCCGGCGTTCGCGCCGGGTGTCTCGCACCGCGAGTCGGGCGGGATGTCGGTGCGCGAGGCAATTGCGCATCTCCATGCCATTGAAGGAAAGATTGTGGGAGCAGATGTGGTCGAATACAACCCGGTGCAGGACATTGCGGGAATGACCGCAACCGTGGCTGCGAAAATTGTGAAGGAAATTTTGGGAAAGATGATTACGGGTAACGCACAGGCAAATCTTCAACCATGA